A genome region from Nitrospira sp. includes the following:
- a CDS encoding deoxyhypusine synthase family protein, which yields MAGREFHDGATDGLEALEPLDPEKIHTFSELLEAMRKTAFGGRRLGEAFETLAAMIEDTECKVVLTLSGAMTIAKMGKIISTMIDRDMVHAIISTGALVAHGLSESVGKLHYRHEAAHSDEELFQKGYNRVYDTLEMESNLNYVEHVVSLTLKRINPDVPLSSHLLTRELGKTLTEEFEGPGILKSAYLKNVPVYIPAFTDSEMGLDVGTWAMGKQMDRVRSQVKGGGDEAVLRALHQASPVFNPYLDLNHYAGEILGSKRLGIFTIGGGVPRNWAQQVAPYIEISNTRLGLDVKPPRFHYGVRICPEPDYWGGLSGCTYQEGISWGKFVPPAEGGRFAEVLSDATLVWPLLMVGLLERIPAKSVPA from the coding sequence ATGGCGGGACGGGAATTTCATGACGGTGCCACGGATGGCTTGGAGGCGCTTGAGCCTCTCGACCCTGAAAAGATTCATACCTTTTCGGAGCTGTTGGAAGCGATGCGGAAAACGGCATTCGGCGGCCGGCGGCTGGGCGAGGCCTTTGAAACCCTCGCGGCGATGATCGAGGATACCGAGTGCAAGGTGGTGCTGACGCTCTCGGGCGCTATGACCATCGCGAAGATGGGGAAAATCATCAGTACCATGATCGACCGCGACATGGTGCATGCCATCATCTCGACGGGCGCGCTGGTCGCACATGGCCTCAGCGAATCGGTGGGCAAGCTCCACTATCGGCATGAGGCCGCTCATAGCGACGAGGAGTTATTTCAGAAGGGCTACAACCGCGTCTATGACACCCTTGAGATGGAGTCGAACCTCAATTACGTCGAGCATGTCGTCTCGTTGACGCTTAAACGGATCAACCCCGATGTGCCTCTCTCGTCGCATCTCCTGACCCGGGAACTCGGGAAGACGTTGACCGAAGAATTTGAAGGACCCGGGATTCTCAAGAGCGCCTACTTGAAAAACGTGCCGGTTTATATCCCTGCATTCACCGATTCCGAGATGGGGCTGGATGTTGGCACCTGGGCGATGGGGAAGCAAATGGATCGGGTTCGCAGCCAGGTCAAAGGCGGCGGAGACGAGGCGGTCTTACGCGCGCTTCACCAAGCGAGTCCCGTCTTCAATCCCTACCTCGATCTCAACCACTATGCGGGAGAAATACTGGGATCCAAACGCCTGGGCATTTTCACCATCGGTGGTGGCGTGCCTCGGAATTGGGCGCAGCAAGTGGCGCCGTATATCGAGATCAGTAACACGCGTTTGGGCCTTGATGTGAAACCGCCACGGTTTCATTATGGCGTCCGAATCTGTCCCGAGCCGGATTACTGGGGCGGATTGAGCGGATGCACCTATCAAGAGGGCATCTCGTGGGGCAAGTTCGTGCCGCCGGCCGAAGGCGGGCGGTTTGCCGAAGTGCTGAGCGATGCTACCCTGGTGTGGCCGTTGCTCATGGTCGGGTTATTGGAACGCATCCCAGCGAAGAGTGTCCCGGCATGA
- a CDS encoding DUF3015 domain-containing protein yields the protein MKKGLFVALTGILIGGQVSVAFAVTPDNGPGCGLGKLAWADYKTPKNIAPQVMMATTNGTFGSQTFGISFGTSGCTNDGKVMAEQQTHLFVASTFETISGDMARGGGEHLAALATLMGVPVDQHPAFFALTQQQYQVLVQAGETSSAAVVKALQDVMGGHPVLAQLSGGR from the coding sequence ATGAAAAAAGGATTGTTCGTCGCGCTGACAGGGATCTTGATCGGCGGGCAGGTCAGCGTGGCGTTCGCAGTGACTCCGGACAATGGACCTGGGTGTGGGCTGGGAAAGCTGGCGTGGGCGGACTATAAGACTCCGAAGAATATTGCGCCTCAAGTGATGATGGCGACAACGAACGGCACGTTCGGGAGTCAGACATTCGGGATCAGCTTCGGCACATCCGGCTGTACCAATGACGGCAAGGTGATGGCCGAACAGCAGACCCACCTGTTTGTTGCCAGCACGTTTGAAACGATTTCCGGGGACATGGCCAGGGGCGGTGGGGAACATTTGGCCGCGCTGGCGACGTTGATGGGGGTGCCGGTCGACCAGCACCCGGCGTTTTTCGCGCTGACCCAGCAACAGTATCAGGTGCTCGTTCAGGCCGGTGAGACATCCTCGGCTGCCGTCGTTAAGGCGTTGCAAGACGTCATGGGTGGACATCCGGTCCTGGCCCAACTGTCCGGCGGACGGTAA
- a CDS encoding zinc transporter ZupT has protein sequence MVNAIGLGAIAGLIPVYVGILAALFLGKVLPRTWESGLIGVANGVLVYLFFDLMHEATEQTGARDPISWLVFLGSLGISFVGLVALESRQVFGGRAGNRVLSLPYMIAVGMGLHNLGEGLAIGTSYASGEYTLSLLLVAGFGLHNGTEGFGIVGASGKTPISGRDVILLGLIAGLPTCVGTFLSGQGVSSYFSICFYALAAGSLLYVILALTVMSYTATRRVQVATGLFAGISLMYLTAMVLTLVSGVRS, from the coding sequence ATGGTGAATGCTATTGGACTGGGCGCGATCGCCGGTCTCATTCCAGTCTACGTCGGCATCCTTGCAGCCCTGTTCCTGGGCAAGGTGTTGCCGCGGACTTGGGAGAGTGGATTGATCGGGGTGGCGAACGGTGTCTTAGTGTACCTTTTTTTCGATCTCATGCATGAAGCGACTGAGCAAACGGGCGCACGAGACCCCATCTCGTGGTTGGTGTTTCTTGGCAGCCTCGGGATCAGTTTCGTCGGTTTAGTGGCGCTGGAATCCCGCCAGGTGTTCGGCGGTCGTGCAGGGAATCGGGTGCTGTCATTGCCCTACATGATTGCCGTTGGGATGGGGTTGCACAATCTTGGAGAAGGGCTGGCGATCGGTACCAGTTATGCCAGCGGCGAGTACACGCTCAGTCTCTTGTTGGTGGCCGGATTCGGTTTGCACAATGGCACCGAGGGATTCGGTATTGTGGGTGCCTCGGGAAAAACGCCGATCTCCGGGCGGGATGTCATCCTGCTGGGATTGATCGCCGGGCTGCCGACATGTGTCGGGACCTTTCTCAGCGGGCAAGGTGTCTCTTCCTACTTCTCGATCTGCTTCTACGCCCTGGCGGCCGGTTCGTTGCTCTATGTGATCCTCGCGTTGACCGTGATGTCGTATACGGCGACGCGCCGGGTGCAGGTGGCGACAGGCCTGTTCGCTGGGATCAGTCTCATGTACCTCACGGCGATGGTGCTCACACTCGTCAGCGGCGTTCGAAGCTGA